In Montipora capricornis isolate CH-2021 unplaced genomic scaffold, ASM3666992v2 scaffold_436, whole genome shotgun sequence, a single genomic region encodes these proteins:
- the LOC138035910 gene encoding cathepsin K-like isoform X2 produces MVLRSMRRKYANGEVKTFQRGDLGRHGMYFKLIPKYSYKLHKNHRHFRGCWKRYGTKSRRAKAQSILPCNSAWPFKSRLEDFKYTGDATIDGKLCTKWTYNITVFERNNTYVFYATKTVPPKPVYFEMNGYDTLLVSYYDKYVIKYHSFDEWDYDPGDDPDVFEIPHLRQDKWCWNIDKRSRDSDGALMSLNPMGEFAMLHHDEDPIEKDFQEFRTKHKRNYKDRIEHQKRKNLFRHNLRYIRSMNMKGNFYHLAVNHFADMTDAEFQGHKGLMPGDGGYGSREDEDDNFDDYWRRDRIEKNTNRYGHVPRELDWRNYGAVSPAKGQGTCGSCWAFAAAGAVEGANFIKTGELLDLSEQQLLDCTWATPGVEHGNNGCLGGWTWKAFSWIRKFGIATVDSYGPYRGQEGYCKTKSLKTGAKIHSYRRVKRYNREALKKALAYHGPATISINANPKTLKFYSHGVLDDISCNNKTDHAVLLVGYGTENGVPYWLIKNSWSYNWGDSGFIKIRHGLCGVEKRPFVVLNRGSKPLPWQIEEKQKRQRQKELKRRLLKTRQENHETNDNKIIRKDAIEDPDFRDIEADFDEYFDNEDVW; encoded by the exons ATGGTATTGAGATCTATGAGGCGAAAATATGCGAATG GGGAAGTAAAAACCTTTCAAAGAGGTGATTTGGGAAGACATGGCATGTACTTTAAACTTATCCCAAAGTACTCTTACAAGCTGCACAAGAATCACCGCCATTTCAGGGGATGCTGGAAGAGGTATGGGACCAAATCTCGAAGGGCCAAGGCACAGTCAATATTACCATGTAATTCAGCTTGGCCATTCAAGTCTCGGCTTGAGGACTTTAAG TACACGGGTGATGCTACCATAGATGGCAAACTGTGCACAAAGTGGACGTACAACATAACAGTATTTGAGCGCAATAATACATACGTGTTTTACGCCACCAAAACTGTCCCACCCAAACCAGTGTACTTTGAAATGAATGGTTACGATACCCTGCTGGTGTCCTACTACGACAAATACGTGATCAAGTACCACAGCTTTGATGAGTGGGATTACGATCCTGGTGATGATCCGGATGTTTTTGAGATTCCACATT TGCGACAAGACAAATGGTGTTGGAACATCGACAAAAGGTCACGAGACAGTGATGGTGCTTTGATGTCATTAAATCCCATGGGTGAGTTTGCTATGCTTCATCATGATGAAGACCCGATTGAAAAGGACTTCCAAGAGTTTCGTACAAAGCACAAGAGGAATTACAAGGACAGAATAGAACATCAGAAAAGAAAGAACCTTTTTAGGCATAATTTGAG GTATATTCGGTCCATGAATATGAAAGGTAACTTTTACCACCTCGCCGTCAATCACTTCGCCGACATGACAGATGCTGAATTTCAAGGCCACAAGGGGCTCATGCCAGGAGATGGTGGTTATGGATCTcgtgaagatgaagatgataaTTTCGACGATTACTGGAGGCGAGATAGAATAGAAAAGAATACAAATAGATATGGACATGTCCCTCGGGAACTAGATTGGAGAAATTACG GAGCTGTTTCACCCGCTAAAGGACAGGGAACCTGCGGCTCTTGTTGGGCCTTCGCTGCAGCTGGAGCGGTTGAAGGCGCAAATTTTATTAAG ACTGGAGAATTACTTGATTTATCGGAGCAGCAGCTATTAGACTGTACCTGGGCAACGCCTGGAGTCGAGCACGGAAATAATGGCTGTCTTGGAGGCTGGACATGGAAGGCGTTCTCTTGGATAAGAAAGTTTGGAATCGCTACAGTGGACAGCTATGGCCCTTATAGAGGACAG GAAGGTTATTGCAAGACTAAAAGTCTGAAAACAGGAGCAAAAATTCACAGTTACAGAAGAGTTAAACGCTATAACAGGGAAGCGTTGAAGAAAGCCTTGGCTTACCACGGTCCAGCAACTATATCCATCAATGCCAACCCTAAGACATTAAAATTCTATAGCCATGGCGTCTTGGATGATATCTCGTGCA ACAACAAAACTGATCATGCCGTTTTACTTGTCGGATACGGTACAGAAAATGGTGTCCCTTATTGGTTGATTAAAAACTCTTGGTCATACAATTGGGGAGATAGCGGTTTTATAAAAATACGCCATGGACTGTGCGGTGTAGAGAAGAGGCCATTTGTTGTTCTAAACAGAGGTAGCAAGCCTTTGCCGTGGCAgatagaagaaaaacaaaaacgccaGCGTCAAAAGGAACTAAAGAGAAGATTACTCAAAACTCGACAAGAAAATCATGAAACTaatgacaataaaattattcGCAAAGATGCGATAGAGGATCCTGACTTCAGGGATATTGAAGCTGACTTTGATGAATATTTTGACAATGAAGATGTTTGGTAA
- the LOC138035910 gene encoding counting factor associated protein D-like isoform X1, producing MPYGTFALFCLMILEQWPFIGSTPKKHKGNAKVHSVDLRSLHFPSEYHATGVLSLPTSNINEPFEVWHSKTHEKSRIDYYHGEVKTFQRGDLGRHGMYFKLIPKYSYKLHKNHRHFRGCWKRYGTKSRRAKAQSILPCNSAWPFKSRLEDFKYTGDATIDGKLCTKWTYNITVFERNNTYVFYATKTVPPKPVYFEMNGYDTLLVSYYDKYVIKYHSFDEWDYDPGDDPDVFEIPHLRQDKWCWNIDKRSRDSDGALMSLNPMGEFAMLHHDEDPIEKDFQEFRTKHKRNYKDRIEHQKRKNLFRHNLRYIRSMNMKGNFYHLAVNHFADMTDAEFQGHKGLMPGDGGYGSREDEDDNFDDYWRRDRIEKNTNRYGHVPRELDWRNYGAVSPAKGQGTCGSCWAFAAAGAVEGANFIKTGELLDLSEQQLLDCTWATPGVEHGNNGCLGGWTWKAFSWIRKFGIATVDSYGPYRGQEGYCKTKSLKTGAKIHSYRRVKRYNREALKKALAYHGPATISINANPKTLKFYSHGVLDDISCNNKTDHAVLLVGYGTENGVPYWLIKNSWSYNWGDSGFIKIRHGLCGVEKRPFVVLNRGSKPLPWQIEEKQKRQRQKELKRRLLKTRQENHETNDNKIIRKDAIEDPDFRDIEADFDEYFDNEDVW from the exons ATGCCTTATGGAACGTTTGCCTTGTTTTGTCTTATGATTCTCGAGCAATGGCCTTTTATTGGAAGCACACCCAAGAAACACAAGGGAAACGCAAAAGTGCATAGCGTTGACTTAAGAAGCTTGCATTTTCCTAGTGAATATCATGCAACGGGTGTTTTGTCGCTACCCACAAGTAACATAAACGAACCGTTTGAAGTTTGGCACAGTAAGACTCATGAAAAGAGTCGAATTGATTACTATCATG GGGAAGTAAAAACCTTTCAAAGAGGTGATTTGGGAAGACATGGCATGTACTTTAAACTTATCCCAAAGTACTCTTACAAGCTGCACAAGAATCACCGCCATTTCAGGGGATGCTGGAAGAGGTATGGGACCAAATCTCGAAGGGCCAAGGCACAGTCAATATTACCATGTAATTCAGCTTGGCCATTCAAGTCTCGGCTTGAGGACTTTAAG TACACGGGTGATGCTACCATAGATGGCAAACTGTGCACAAAGTGGACGTACAACATAACAGTATTTGAGCGCAATAATACATACGTGTTTTACGCCACCAAAACTGTCCCACCCAAACCAGTGTACTTTGAAATGAATGGTTACGATACCCTGCTGGTGTCCTACTACGACAAATACGTGATCAAGTACCACAGCTTTGATGAGTGGGATTACGATCCTGGTGATGATCCGGATGTTTTTGAGATTCCACATT TGCGACAAGACAAATGGTGTTGGAACATCGACAAAAGGTCACGAGACAGTGATGGTGCTTTGATGTCATTAAATCCCATGGGTGAGTTTGCTATGCTTCATCATGATGAAGACCCGATTGAAAAGGACTTCCAAGAGTTTCGTACAAAGCACAAGAGGAATTACAAGGACAGAATAGAACATCAGAAAAGAAAGAACCTTTTTAGGCATAATTTGAG GTATATTCGGTCCATGAATATGAAAGGTAACTTTTACCACCTCGCCGTCAATCACTTCGCCGACATGACAGATGCTGAATTTCAAGGCCACAAGGGGCTCATGCCAGGAGATGGTGGTTATGGATCTcgtgaagatgaagatgataaTTTCGACGATTACTGGAGGCGAGATAGAATAGAAAAGAATACAAATAGATATGGACATGTCCCTCGGGAACTAGATTGGAGAAATTACG GAGCTGTTTCACCCGCTAAAGGACAGGGAACCTGCGGCTCTTGTTGGGCCTTCGCTGCAGCTGGAGCGGTTGAAGGCGCAAATTTTATTAAG ACTGGAGAATTACTTGATTTATCGGAGCAGCAGCTATTAGACTGTACCTGGGCAACGCCTGGAGTCGAGCACGGAAATAATGGCTGTCTTGGAGGCTGGACATGGAAGGCGTTCTCTTGGATAAGAAAGTTTGGAATCGCTACAGTGGACAGCTATGGCCCTTATAGAGGACAG GAAGGTTATTGCAAGACTAAAAGTCTGAAAACAGGAGCAAAAATTCACAGTTACAGAAGAGTTAAACGCTATAACAGGGAAGCGTTGAAGAAAGCCTTGGCTTACCACGGTCCAGCAACTATATCCATCAATGCCAACCCTAAGACATTAAAATTCTATAGCCATGGCGTCTTGGATGATATCTCGTGCA ACAACAAAACTGATCATGCCGTTTTACTTGTCGGATACGGTACAGAAAATGGTGTCCCTTATTGGTTGATTAAAAACTCTTGGTCATACAATTGGGGAGATAGCGGTTTTATAAAAATACGCCATGGACTGTGCGGTGTAGAGAAGAGGCCATTTGTTGTTCTAAACAGAGGTAGCAAGCCTTTGCCGTGGCAgatagaagaaaaacaaaaacgccaGCGTCAAAAGGAACTAAAGAGAAGATTACTCAAAACTCGACAAGAAAATCATGAAACTaatgacaataaaattattcGCAAAGATGCGATAGAGGATCCTGACTTCAGGGATATTGAAGCTGACTTTGATGAATATTTTGACAATGAAGATGTTTGGTAA